The following proteins are co-located in the Solea solea chromosome 21, fSolSol10.1, whole genome shotgun sequence genome:
- the LOC131448688 gene encoding glucose-induced degradation protein 4 homolog, with product MPVPAVYLSESPAAAFASPASLIPPPPINTQQPGVVTSLLYSGSRFSGHQKSKGNSYDVEVVLQHVTMEDSYLCGYLKIKGLTEEYPTLTTFFAGEIISRKRPFLTRKWDADEDVDRKHWGKFQAFYQYAKTFNSDDFDYEDLKNSDYIFMRWKEQFLVPDHTIKDISGASFAGFYYICFQKSTATIEGYYYHRSSEWYQSLNLTHVPEHSAAIYEFR from the exons ATGCCTGTCCCCGCTGTGTACCTCAGCGAGTCCCCCGCCGCGGCCTTTGCATCCCCGGCCTCGCTTATCCCGCCGCCGCCgataaacacacagcagcccGGCGTCGTCACGTCGCTGCTGTACAGCGGCTCCAGGTTCAGCGGGCACCAGAAGAGCAAAGGGAACTCATACGATGTGGAGGTCGTGTTGCAG cATGTCACCATGGAGGATTCATACCTGTGTGGCTACCTGAAGATAAAAGGTCTAACAGAG GAATACCCAACTCTGACTACATTTTTCGCCGGAGAGATCATCAGCCGGAAGCGGCCTTTTCTCACCCGGAAATGGGACGCAGATGAAGACGTGGATCGTAAACACTGG gGCAAGTTCCAGGCCTTCTACCAGTACGCCAAGACGTTCAACTCGGACGATTTCGACTACGAGGATCTAAAGAATTCAGACTATATTTTCATGAGGTGGAAG GAGCAGTTTCTAGTTCCCGACCACACAATCAAAGACATAAGCGGCGCTTCCTTCGCTGGATTCTACTACATCTGCTTCCAGAAATCCACGGCCACCATCGAGGGTTACTACTACCACCGGAGCTCTGAATG gtATCAGTCTCTAAACCTCACCCATGTCCCTGAACACAGCGCAGCCATCTACGAGTTCCGGTGA
- the atpaf2 gene encoding ATP synthase mitochondrial F1 complex assembly factor 2 — translation MFRSLLRLQSHFGNTLSLSKVCTRSQKLWFARKYSSAIAERRRFYQDVSISQGEGGLYEINLDRRKLKTPGGKLFTVPNEALAIAVATEWDVQRDTLKFYTMHLTTLCNTALDNPTQRDKDQMITAALKFLETDTVCYRVDEPHGLVELQKNEWDPVLQWIENRYNVTIGSSSSILGPDIPAATKDTFQQHLNSYNFWSLTGLEYVITQLKSVVLSMAMIDRHLSVEEAVLLSRLEEEYQIQHWGSVEWAHDYDMYELRARTAAGALFVHLSSESSTVKRKLLQD, via the exons ATGTTTAGGAGCCTTTTGAGACTTCAAAGTCACTTTGGAAACACACTTTCTCTTAGTAAAGTGTGCACAAGAAGTCAGAAGTTATGGTTTGCTCGGAAATACTCCTCAGCAATAGCAG AGAGAAGGAGGTTTTATCAAGATGTCAGCATATCTCAAGGTGAAG GTGGTCTATATGAGATAAACCTGGACAGAAGGAAACTGAAAACACCTGGTGGGAAGCTGTTCACTGTGCCAAATGAAGCCCTGGCCATTGCTGTGGCAACCGAGTGGGACgtgcagagagacacactcaAGTTCTACACCATGCACCTG ACGACGCTGTGTAACACCGCGCTGGACAATCCCACCCAGCGTGATAAAGACCAAATGATCACTGCTGCTCTGAAGTTCCTGGAGACTGACACTGTCTG TTACAGAGTGGACGAGCCACACGGTTTAGTCGAGCTACAGAAGAACGAGTGGGACCCGGTGCTGCAGTGGATTGAAAACAG GTACAATGTAACCATCGGCTCCTCGTCCAGTATTCTGGGACCTGATATCCCGGCGGCCACCAAAGACACGTTCCAGCAGCACCTGAATTCTTACAATTTCTGGTCTCTCACAG GGCTGGAGTATGTGATCACACAGCTGAAGTCTGTTGTGCTGTCGATGGCCATGATTGACAGACATCTGAGCGTGGAAGAGGCCGTGCTGCTCTCCAGACTGGAGGAGGAATATCAG ATTCAGCACTGGGGAAGCGTCGAGTGGGCCCACGACTACGACATGTATGAGTTGCGGGCACGGACCGCCGCCGGAGCTCTGTTTGTTCACCTCTCGTCCGAGAGCTCGACTGTCAAGCGTAAACTTCTGCAGGACTGA